GTGGGTTTTGGCAGCTTGTCGACTTTGTCCAATGCCCAGCGAGTCAATTCCAAAACGGCTGCAGCTCTGCGAAAGGAAAGTTTCTTCAAGAACCGACAATCAGGACATGTCCATGGCCAGCATGGCCATGGAGGAGGTGACACGCCTGCAGATACCCATATGGAGCCTTCACCCCAATGGCTATACGGAACCAGCAAAGGTGAAATAGTCGTTGCATATTACAGTTCTCCTAGTTCTCCTACAGAGAACCAAAATGAGTTAGTTACAAGACcggtttaatttatttgatttttttggaaattgttCCCCCagacacaagaaaaacagTCGAATCCTTCCGGCTATCTAATAACGAGCGGTTGCTCGTTCTGGGTCTGCGGGACAAGGTGATGACGACGTCGACCGCTAGCActcacgaagaagaaatggctaccaccaccaccaccagcaaacCAGAAGAAATGgtttcgacaacaacaacgacaacaacctTCACGACAACGACCGTTCATCCGCCGGTAAGCGACGCAACCATTTCGGTGACTACTGAAACGGAAGCCGTCCAATCGACAACAACGACACGACCAACAATTCCTCAAGTGGATTCGGCGATGCAAGAGACAAACGACGTGCCAGCGCAGATCAAGGATGCAGCGGCACGTGAGACGAATGACGCAACTCCGGAAATCGATCACGAAACATCCCAGCAAACTCACGACAAAACAGAAGGTCAGGCGGCACTCACCGAGGCGACTGTCCATCCGGAAACGCTTTCGacatcggcagcagcagtcagcTCGACGGAAACCAATCCGTTCACCAAACATTCGGCAAGCGGCAAGCCGGCGACGGCCCAAATTCCGCTGGATGTGGAGGGCGAACCCATCAAGAACCTGGACAACTCGCCGCTAGATGCTGGTAGTTCCTCCAAACAGGAACTGGGAGTTTTGTCGACAGGTGACGACTGTTTCGGGGCCGACTGCAACGAAGAACAGGAAACGGGATTGAACATGGGCCAGTTGGACCATGGCGGGTTCGATCAAGAGGCTCATCGTTACCTAGTGGAGGAGAAGACCCACGACGGTTACATCATCGGCGAGTTTGGAGTCGTTAGCCGGTCGAGCGACTTACGGGCCGTCCGTTACACGGCTCATCCGTCCATCGATCCTCAGCTGATCCAGGAAATGCTGCGGACTTTCTGGTTACTGAAAACGGGCGAGAAAGAGTAACATCAGACAAATTGGCCTTAGAGTAAATCgttatttgttgtttcgtGTCGTCATTCGCTCTCACCAATCATTCGATTCCTATCTATTTTTTTGCGTCCCCAAATTGTTGTTCGTAAATTGTCGAGATCCGGCGGGAGACGGTAcgacccccctttttttttttcaattactgGAACCAGTGCATATCTCCGATTTCGTTTCTCttgatatcctttttttttatacctatgtttaaaagaagaaaaaaaaaagagtggtGAAGATGTCGGCTGGATGATATGGAAATTGAGtctttttccaatttgacttttctcatttttttcctttggcttcctttttttttattacgttaTAATTGTTACGTTGATTGATGGGTTCAGCGCGTcggtatttttctattttatagattttttttccttttacctCCCGAATGTGTAAACGTTTtgagtgcgtgtgtgtgtctgaacTGTGGCCACGTCCAGATCTAATCTTAATCTTCCTTTTGGgctgtctcttcttctttctcttcttcacgCTCTTGATTGCAATTCTATTCttccacttttctttcttatagaTGGAATCTAATTAGATTGCAGCGTGCCATAGTCTGTCGTGTATTGTTTGTCTGCGgaacgaaaggaaaagaaataaatgatcttccactctaaaaagatATCGGTGACTATTGTGAAACTTCACTTTCATCTCCCAGGCAGTCAAAGGGTTGTCGACGTTTGATTGAAACGGAAAGACCGACAACAAGTTAACAGTCAATCTTAATCAgctgcaaaaaaaagtaaacaccAGTCAATTAATGAGGCCCTCGAAGAAATGATGGTCGATCGATCTTTTTTGTGAAAGAAAATCCCGTGAATGAAAAACTAGCGTGAAAGGTTATCGGGAACATTGACATCTAGACGTGTTTATTAGATGCGTGTTCTCTGTACCTGTTGACCTAAACTCTCGACCCAATAAATAATTGACGGAAAGGAATTCGAAGCATGAGAAACGGAGGCAAAAATCATTATCATTATTACACGACGACTGCTGGTtgcacattttttcttgtaattaATGGCCTACATGCTT
The window above is part of the Daphnia pulex isolate KAP4 chromosome 3, ASM2113471v1 genome. Proteins encoded here:
- the LOC124191391 gene encoding mucin-5AC-like, with protein sequence MIYLQITFCLLVIVSSVRLMPIAGVEETETTEWTHDITTEEAAAATTWLAPESITKEEIVADASHDNNNNNKGPATITTTEEPFNAVTDHDEPTAVWSPSQTVEIRLHPQSLRTEESKGSHQEHPTVAPLASQEFPVGPQAEGTSSTSMPTPSVAPSEDDLFGRRMTMEPQTHGSFGGQTGRLRSRDSVGTALRRAVTGSPAVQRLQQSTTRMASSLPVSTTGRDKAGPPATATATGSRPGRKIVGFGSLSTLSNAQRVNSKTAAALRKESFFKNRQSGHVHGQHGHGGGDTPADTHMEPSPQWLYGTSKDTRKTVESFRLSNNERLLVLGLRDKVMTTSTASTHEEEMATTTTTSKPEEMVSTTTTTTTFTTTTVHPPVSDATISVTTETEAVQSTTTTRPTIPQVDSAMQETNDVPAQIKDAAARETNDATPEIDHETSQQTHDKTEGQAALTEATVHPETLSTSAAAVSSTETNPFTKHSASGKPATAQIPLDVEGEPIKNLDNSPLDAGSSSKQELGVLSTGDDCFGADCNEEQETGLNMGQLDHGGFDQEAHRYLVEEKTHDGYIIGEFGVVSRSSDLRAVRYTAHPSIDPQLIQEMLRTFWLLKTGEKE